Part of the Ktedonobacteraceae bacterium genome is shown below.
CGCCAGACTCTGGCTATGTATGGAAGAGTGAAAAGGAAGCACAATCCAGCTTGTAGAGCCATCAAAACTATGTTATCATAGAAATGGCAATGGGCTTGTTCCCCCTACAAAGGCGGAAGAAAGCGACCGGCCGGCGAAAAATTTGGGGCAAGGCGCACAGAGGGGAAAGCGACCTGGATAAAGCATACCGGTGACAGGCACGATCGGCAAACTGACAAGGAGTACAACATGATCGAGCGAGCGAGGGATGAGGTAGCCTCCTACTATTATTATGACAGCCACCCCACCGAGGAGGATCTGATGGGGGAGTCACCATCGCACGCCGCCCTGGTTCATTATCTGATGGAAGTCCTGACCTGGCTGTTTCGCGATCAGCTGTGCGCCGTCTATGAAAACTTCAATTTCTACCAGACCAATAACAGGAATGAAAAGCCACTCGCCCCTGATATCGCTGTCATCAAGGGCGCCCAATACCTTCCCGTCCGTAGCTGGCGCATTGGCGTGACCGGGCCTGCTCCACAGGTGGTCTTCGAAATTGCGTCCGAGGAGACCTGGATGCGCGACCTGCTGGAAAAGCCAGATCGCTATGCAAGGATGGGGGTTCAGGAATATTTTGCCTATGACCCGAACCAGCCGCAGGTGTGGCGCAATCAACCTTACCGGCTCTGTGGATGGCGGCTCGACAAAGAGAGTGGTCTGATGCAGCAGATAATCCCCGGTCCTGATGGACGCTTATGGAGCGAGCAACTCGACAGCCTGCTGATTCCCGATGGTCCTAAGCTTCACCTCTATGATTATGCCGGCGATGTGCGGTTAACAAGAAGTGGGGCCGAGGCCATGGCCCGGCAAGCCGCCGAGAGGCGAGCAGCAACTGAAGCACAATCCAGGCGCTTCGCCGAGAGACGCGCTCAAGCCGCCGAGAGGCGAATGCAGGCTGAATTGCAGGCTCGCCAGATAGCCGAGAGGCGAGCGCAGGAGGAGGCCGAGAAAGCACGCCTGCTTGCTGAGAGACTGCGCTCCCTCGGTATCGACCCGGATCAGGTACTTTAGGCGCGCTTGCCAGAAACGCATCCATGCTCTATCATATAACAAGGCGTCCGTCATGGATCATTTTTTGAAATGTTACCTCACCTGAGAATGATAGAGCAGTATGGCTACATTAATAAAAAATTCGCCCGGGAATAAAAGTAGCAAGAAGCCCCACAAAAAAAAGGTGCTTTCGCCCCGGCAGCGTTTCAAGCGGCGGCTTCTCTATAAATTGCGCCATCCCGCGGATACCGTCTGGGGATGGCTCAGTTCGGTGCGCACCGCTATTTTTCTCATCTCGGCTATTGCCCTGGTCAGTCTGATCGGCATTTATTTTGTGCAGGCCCCCGGCGAAGTACTAAACGACCCGACCGCCTATGCCGCCTGGGTGCAGCAAAATGCTTTGCCCCGCTACGGCTCGCTCACACCGGTCTACGATAGCCTGCAGTTTTTCAAAATCTTCTCCAGCTGGTATTTCATGCTCCTGCTCACCATCCTGGCCTTGAGCATCGTCGTCTGCACGCTGAACCGCGCGCCCGCCATCTGGCAGAATTTCCGCCATCCCTTGCTGAGGCGCAGCGATAAATTCTATGTGAACGCACTTGAACGCGCCGAATTCTCTCATCATGATGCCGTATCGTGGACGCAGATGGCCCTGCGCAGGCGTCATTATCGCGTGCGCAGCGTCGTTGGAGAGGATGAAATCACCTATCTCTATGCCAACAAAAATTCCTGGGCCACACTCTCTACATTTGTCTTTCACGCCGCGCTGGTCACGCTCTTGCTGGCCGGTGTCCTCTCGCAGTGGCATGGCTTCGCGCCCGATAGCCCCGCCAGGCGCTTCCTGCCCGCGCCAATCGTCAGCCTTTCAGACAGCCTGGCCGGGTTTACCTTTGATCAGGCGTTACCCGATGGACAGAGCGCAATCGTCTATCCTCGCGGCACCCCGCATAATATCAGTTTTCGCGCCAACTCTTTTCGCGCTACTTTTGACCCCAAAACCGGCCTGCCCACCGATTATGTCACCGACCTCAGCGTCTATAAGGATGGCGAGCTGGTCGCGCACAGCGACCACCTGCGCGTCAACGATCCGCTCTCCTATGATGGCATCGTCTTCCACCAGTCCTCGCTGATCCCATCGGTCAATATCACCATCAGCGATGCGAACGGCTGCCTGCTCTGCGATGAGCCAATCGTACTCGATCAAACCGCCAACATTTCCCCCAACCTCACCGTGGATTACGCCAATGGCATACCGGTGCCTGGCACGAACATGACGGTCAGCGTCCTGTTCCGGCATCTTCCATCTCAACAGCTCGCCCAGGTGCAGGATCCGATCATACTGGTCGGCGTCGGCGTGCCGGGCGCGCCTGTTAACCAGGATAAAGTGCTGGTCAACCTGCGCCCGGGGCAAACACTTCCCAGTTTCGACAAGCAGTGGAAGGTCACACTGAACAGTGCCAGCGAGGCCACGGTCCTGCTTGTGACCAGAGACACGGGTTCCATCCTGGTCTGGCCGACGGCGGTTATCTTGATCCTGAGCCTGTGCGTCACATTTTATTTCCCACAGCGCCGCATCTGGGTGCGCATCTCCGGCCAGCGCGTGCAAATGGCCGCACTGCGCGAACACTTCACGAATATCCGTACCGATTTGCTCAGCGTTACAAAGGAAGCCAGGATGTATGAAAAAGTTGTAGAGAGTTAACCAACCAGGCGAGTGTGCTGCTCAAACCATTGACAGCCTTTTGCTCCTGATATATTCTAGCAATATAAAGCCATCAATGGAACTGGTCGCGTCGCACACTGGAGGATAAAGGACAGCATGAAATTAACCATGAAAGGCGATTATGGCTTGCGCGCCATGCTCGATATGGCCGCCTATTATGGGCAGGGACCGATTGAAAGCGCCGATATCGCCAATCGCCAATACATACCCGAGCAATATCTCGACCAGATTCTGATGGCGCTGCGTAAAGAAGGTCTGGTGAAAAGTGTCCGCGGCCCCAGGGGCGGTCATATGCTTGCGAAACCCCCATCGCATATCACTATGG
Proteins encoded:
- a CDS encoding Uma2 family endonuclease codes for the protein MIERARDEVASYYYYDSHPTEEDLMGESPSHAALVHYLMEVLTWLFRDQLCAVYENFNFYQTNNRNEKPLAPDIAVIKGAQYLPVRSWRIGVTGPAPQVVFEIASEETWMRDLLEKPDRYARMGVQEYFAYDPNQPQVWRNQPYRLCGWRLDKESGLMQQIIPGPDGRLWSEQLDSLLIPDGPKLHLYDYAGDVRLTRSGAEAMARQAAERRAATEAQSRRFAERRAQAAERRMQAELQARQIAERRAQEEAEKARLLAERLRSLGIDPDQVL
- a CDS encoding cytochrome c biogenesis protein ResB; translated protein: MATLIKNSPGNKSSKKPHKKKVLSPRQRFKRRLLYKLRHPADTVWGWLSSVRTAIFLISAIALVSLIGIYFVQAPGEVLNDPTAYAAWVQQNALPRYGSLTPVYDSLQFFKIFSSWYFMLLLTILALSIVVCTLNRAPAIWQNFRHPLLRRSDKFYVNALERAEFSHHDAVSWTQMALRRRHYRVRSVVGEDEITYLYANKNSWATLSTFVFHAALVTLLLAGVLSQWHGFAPDSPARRFLPAPIVSLSDSLAGFTFDQALPDGQSAIVYPRGTPHNISFRANSFRATFDPKTGLPTDYVTDLSVYKDGELVAHSDHLRVNDPLSYDGIVFHQSSLIPSVNITISDANGCLLCDEPIVLDQTANISPNLTVDYANGIPVPGTNMTVSVLFRHLPSQQLAQVQDPIILVGVGVPGAPVNQDKVLVNLRPGQTLPSFDKQWKVTLNSASEATVLLVTRDTGSILVWPTAVILILSLCVTFYFPQRRIWVRISGQRVQMAALREHFTNIRTDLLSVTKEARMYEKVVES
- a CDS encoding Rrf2 family transcriptional regulator is translated as MKLTMKGDYGLRAMLDMAAYYGQGPIESADIANRQYIPEQYLDQILMALRKEGLVKSVRGPRGGHMLAKPPSHITMGEVMHALEGYVPPMECLPNPDFCKLSPGCALREVWQKIDAMTQQVLNTTTIEELAQRHRTGSNETMYYI